Proteins from a single region of Dasypus novemcinctus isolate mDasNov1 chromosome 16, mDasNov1.1.hap2, whole genome shotgun sequence:
- the ADNP2 gene encoding activity-dependent neuroprotector homeobox protein 2 isoform X2: MFQIPVENLDNIRKVRKKVKGILVDIGLDSCKELLKDLKGFDPGEKYFYNTSWGDVSLWEPSGKKVRYRTKPYCCSLCKYSTKVLTSFRNHLHRYHEDEIDQELVVPCPNCVFASQPKVVGKHFRMFHAPVRKVQNYTVNILSETKSTRTDVISFTCLKCNFSNTLYYSMKKHVLVAHFHYLINSYFGMRTEEVGEQLKTNDILSAKKIPPSDKYYCKKCNANASSQDALMYHILTSDIHRDLENKLRSVISEHIKKTGLLKQMHIAPKPTASVAIPPSNTAPGISATSSCFHLALPQSNQSQAIVQPIQGTVQPVTVAPGPSGSLTHSPPAMAQPQVALVPGALPVGQNSIALQPSAPQPVFVSHGVPLNQPANPTVLPLSQPVGPINKSVGTSVLPLNQTVRPGILPLHPPVGPGVLSVSRSVGSGILPVNHSVTPGVLQAVSPGVISASRTGSAGVLPAGQMTPAGVIPSGQTASSGILPAGQVVQSGMLPIGQTAPSGILPTGLTVPSRPLPSGQTVPLRVLPAGQKATSGILPTGQVVPSGLLAPNQTVTSGVLPVNQNVSPGVLQLSQPVVSGVLPVGQSVRPGVLQLNQAVNTNLLPVSQPVRAGASQNTTFLTSGSILRQLIPTGKQVNGIPTYTLAPVSVTLPVPPGGVATVTPPQVPIQLLQPGAAAQIVSSTAGMPSSPVVVNATQNMFVQASSSVSEANQALRQAKQWKTCPVCNELFPSNVYQVHMEVAHKHSESKSGDRLEPEKLAACAPFLKWMKEKTVRCLSCKCLVSEEELIYHLLMHGLECLFCPCTFHDIRGLLEHSRTRHLGKKKLPVDYSNRGFQLDIDANGSLLFPHIDFITILPKEELGEREVYLAVLAGIHSKSLVPVYIKVRPQAERGPSSPSTRALTCPFCFGTFVTTEAYEIHLKERHHVMPTVHTILKSPAFKCIHCCGVYTGNMTLAAIAVHLVRCRSAPKDSSSDLHTQPGFIENSELLLVNGEVIHDSTFSVKRKLTDSPSGAGDHREGAEQPLILNADVAAGTDKVATAVPVKRQKNDSRTEGVLINDDALQILALNPKKYEDRSYEEKKQFLRDYFHKRPYPSKKEIELLSSLLWVWKIDVASFFGKRRYICMKAIKNHKPSVLLGFDMSELKNVKHKLNFEYEPHNL; the protein is encoded by the exons GACCTTAAAGGCTTTGATCCAGGAGAGAAGTACTTTTATAACACATCATGGGGAGATGTTTCTCTCTGGGAACCTTCTGGAAAGAAAGtg aGATACCGAACAAAGCCATACTGTTGTAGCCTCTGTAAATACTCAACAAAGGTGCTTACTTCGTTCAGAAATCATTTGCATCGTTACCACGAAGATGAGATCGACCAAGAGCTGGTGGTCCCTTGTCCAAACTGTGTGTTTGCATCCCAACCCAAAGTTGTGGGAAAGCACTTCAGAATGTTTCATGCGCCTGTTCGGAAAGTCCAGAACtacacagtaaatattttaagtgaaactAAATCAACCAGAACTGATGTTATAAGTTTTACATGTCTAAAATGTAACTTTTCAAACACTTTATACTACAGCATGAAGAAACACGTGCTGGTAGCCCATTTTCACTACTTAATTAACTCCTACTTTGGCATGCGGACTGAGGAAGTGGgtgaacaattaaaaacaaatgataTTCTTTCTGCCAAGAAGATCCCACCATCTGACAAGTATTATTGTAAAAAGTGTAATGCCAATGCCAGCAGCCAGGATGCTTTAATGTATCATATTTTGACATCAGATATACACAGGGATTTGGAGAATAAGCTTAGATCTGTAATTTCAGAACATATTAAGAAAACTGGACTTTTGAAGCAAATGCATATTGCTCCAAAACCAACTGCAAGTGTGGCTATACCACCCAGCAACACTGCTCCAGGCATTTCAGCCACATCTTCTTGCTttcatcttgccttgccacagAGTAATCAAAGCCAAGCCATTGTGCAACCCATTCAGGGCACAGTTCAGCCAGTGACTGTGGCCCCAGGCCCTTCTGGGAGCCTCACCCACTCTCCCCCTGCCATGGCCCAGCCCCAGGTGGCTCTTGTCCCTGGTGCTCTGCCAGTGGGTCAGAACAGCATTGCTCTGCAGCCGTCTGCTCCTCAGCCTGTCTTCGTTTCTCATGGCGTTCCACTTAATCAGCCAGCGAACCCTACCGTTTTACCCTTGAGTCAGCCTGTTGGACCTATAAATAAGTCTGTTGGAACCAGTGTTCTCCCCCTCAATCAGACCGTCCGTCCCGGGATTTTACCCCTTCACCCGCCTGTTGGTCCCGGAGTTCTTTCCGTCAGCAGGTCTGTGGGATCTGGCATCCTCCCTGTGAATCACTCTGTTACCCCTGGAGTCCTCCAGGCAGTCTCACCAGGGGTGATTTCTGCGAGTCGGACAGGGTCGGCAGGTGTACTTCCTGCAGGCCAGATGACTCCTGCTGGGGTTATCCCTTCAGGACAGACAGCTTCTTCTGGGATTCTTCCTGCTGGCCAGGTGGTCCAGTCAGGGATGCTCCCCATTGGCCAGACGGCCCCATCAGGCATTCTCCCCACTGGACTCACAGTGCCATCACGGCCTCTGCCTTCTGGCCAGACCGTCCCATTGAGGGTCCTCCCCGCAGGTCAGAAGGCCACCTCAGGGATTCTCCCGACAGGCCAGGTGGTCCCATCAGGGCTTCTTGCTCCAAATCAGACAGTCACATCAGGTGTTCTACCTGTGAACCAGAATGTCAGTCCTGGTGTTCTTCAGCTCAGCCAGCCTGTGGTGTCAGGAGTTCTTCCAGTGGGCCAGTCGGTGAGGCCTGGGGTCCTGCAGCTGAATCAGGCTGTTAATACCAACCTTCTGCCTGTGAGTCAGCCAGTTAGAGCTGGTGCTTCGCAGAATACCACTTTCCTAACCTCTGGCTCTATTCTCAGACAGCTGATACCAACAGGCAAACAGGTCAATGGGATCCCTACATACACACTTGCACCAGTGTCTGTCACTTTGCCTGTTCCACCTGGAGGTGTTGCCACCGTCACCCCCCCACAGGTGCCCATCCAGCTCCTGCAGCCAGGGGCAGCTGCACAGATAGTGAGCTCCACGGCGGGCATGCCCTCTTCCCCAGTGGTAGTAAATGCCACTCAGAATATGTTTGTTCAGGCTTCTTCCTCTGTGTCAGAGGCGAATCAAGCTCTCAGACAGGCCAAACAATGGAAAACCTGTCCTGTTTGCAACGAGCTCTTTCCTTCCAATGTCTACCAGGTCCATATGGAGGTGGCTCATAAACACAGTGAGTCCAAATCTGGGGACAGACTAGAACCTGAGAAACTTGCAGCTTGTGCACCGTTTCTGAAGTGGATGAAAGAAAAGACAGTTCGGTGTCTGTCCTGTAAATGCCTGGTGTCAGAGGAAGAGCTCATCTACCACTTGCTGATGCACGGCCTGGAGTGCTTGTTCTGCCCGTGCACTTTCCACGACATCAGAGGTCTTCTGGAACACAGCAGGACCAGGCACCTGGGCAAGAAGAAGCTGCCTGTGGATTACAGTAACAGAGGCTTTCAGCTAGACATCGATGCTAACGGCAGCCTGCTGTTTCCCCATATTGATTTCATTACCATATTGCCAAAGGAAGAGCTTGGAGAGAGGGAAGTCTATTTGGCAGTCCTCGCTGGCATACACTCCAAGTCACTTGTACCTGTGTACATTAAAGTGAGGCCTCAGGCCGAGCGTGGCCCCAGCAGCCCTAGCACACGAGCGCTGACCTGTCCCTTTTGCTTTGGTACCTTTGTGACCACAGAGGCGTATGAGATCCACTTGAAGGAGAGGCATCACGTCATGCCAACAGTACATACAATTTTGAAGTCTCCTGCTTTCAAGTGCATCCACTGCTGTGGGGTTTACACGGGAAACATGACACTCGCCGCGATCGCTGTACACTTGGTGCGCTGCAGAAGCGCCCCTAAAGACAGCAGCTCCGACCTGCACACCCAGCCTGGTTTCATTGAAAACAGCGAGCTGCTCCTCGTCAATGGGGAGGTGATCCatgactccaccttctctgtgAAGAGGAAGCTGACTGATAGCCCTTCTGGGGCAGGAGACCACAGGGAAGGCGCGGAGCAGCCTCTGATCCTAAACGCCGACGTGGCTGCGGGAACAGACAAAGTGGCGACTGCTGTGCCTGTTAAGAGGCAAAAGAACGATAGCAGGACAGAGGGCGTACTTATTAATGATGATGCTCTTCAGATTTTAGCATTAAACCCTAAAAAATACGAAGACCGTTCTTATGAAGAAAAAAAGCAGTTTCTTAGAGATTATTTCCATAAGAGACCATATCCTAGTAAAAAGGAAATAGAGCTGTTATCCTCACTCTTGTGGGTGTGGAAAATTGACGTGGCTTCATTTTTTGGAAAAAGAAGATATATTTGCATGAAAGCAATAAAAAATCACAAGCCTTCTGTACTTTTAGGCTTTGACATGTCTGAACTTAAAAATGTTAAACACAAACTGAACTTTGAGTATGAACCACAcaacttgtaa
- the ADNP2 gene encoding activity-dependent neuroprotector homeobox protein 2 isoform X3, with translation MLPTPRGRMALSRIISKMFQIPVENLDNIRKVRKKVKGILVDIGLDSCKELLKDLKGFDPGEKYFYNTSWGDVSLWEPSGKKVRYRTKPYCCSLCKYSTKVLTSFRNHLHRYHEDEIDQELVVPCPNCVFASQPKVVGKHFRMFHAPVRKVQNYTVNILSETKSTRTDVISFTCLKCNFSNTLYYSMKKHVLVAHFHYLINSYFGMRTEEVGEQLKTNDILSAKKIPPSDKYYCKKCNANASSQDALMYHILTSDIHRDLENKLRSVISEHIKKTGLLKQMHIAPKPTASVAIPPSNTAPGISATSSCFHLALPQSNQSQAIVQPIQGTVQPVTVAPGPSGSLTHSPPAMAQPQVALVPGALPVGQNSIALQPSAPQPVFVSHGVPLNQPANPTVLPLSQPVGPINKSVGTSVLPLNQTVRPGILPLHPPVGPGVLSVSRSVGSGILPVNHSVTPGVLQAVSPGVISASRTGSAGVLPAGQMTPAGVIPSGQTASSGILPAGQVVQSGMLPIGQTAPSGILPTGLTVPSRPLPSGQTVPLRVLPAGQKATSGILPTGQVVPSGLLAPNQTVTSGVLPVNQNVSPGVLQLSQPVVSGVLPVGQSVRPGVLQLNQAVNTNLLPVSQPVRAGASQNTTFLTSGSILRQLIPTGKQVNGIPTYTLAPVSVTLPVPPGGVATVTPPQVPIQLLQPGAAAQIVSSTAGMPSSPVVVNATQNMFVQASSSVSEANQALRQAKQWKTCPVCNELFPSNVYQVHMEVAHKHSESKSGDRLEPEKLAACAPFLKWMKEKTVRCLSCKCLVSEEELIYHLLMHGLECLFCPCTFHDIRGLLEHSRTRHLGKKKLPVDYSNRGFQLDIDANGSLLFPHIDFITILPKEELGEREVYLAVLAGIHSKSLVPVYIKVRPQAERGPSSPSTRALTCPFCFGTFVTTEAYEIHLKERHHVMPTVHTILKSPAFKCIHCCGVYTGNMTLAAIAVHLVRCRSAPKDSSSDLHTQPGFIENSELLLVNGEVIHDSTFSVKRKLTDSPSGAGDHREGAEQPLILNADVAAGTDKVATAVPVKRQKNDSRTEGVLINDDALQILALNPKKYEDRSYEEKKQFLRDYFHKRPYPSKKEIELLSSLLWVWKIDVASFFGKRRYICMKAIKNHKPSVLLGFDMSELKNVKHKLNFEYEPHNL, from the exons GACCTTAAAGGCTTTGATCCAGGAGAGAAGTACTTTTATAACACATCATGGGGAGATGTTTCTCTCTGGGAACCTTCTGGAAAGAAAGtg aGATACCGAACAAAGCCATACTGTTGTAGCCTCTGTAAATACTCAACAAAGGTGCTTACTTCGTTCAGAAATCATTTGCATCGTTACCACGAAGATGAGATCGACCAAGAGCTGGTGGTCCCTTGTCCAAACTGTGTGTTTGCATCCCAACCCAAAGTTGTGGGAAAGCACTTCAGAATGTTTCATGCGCCTGTTCGGAAAGTCCAGAACtacacagtaaatattttaagtgaaactAAATCAACCAGAACTGATGTTATAAGTTTTACATGTCTAAAATGTAACTTTTCAAACACTTTATACTACAGCATGAAGAAACACGTGCTGGTAGCCCATTTTCACTACTTAATTAACTCCTACTTTGGCATGCGGACTGAGGAAGTGGgtgaacaattaaaaacaaatgataTTCTTTCTGCCAAGAAGATCCCACCATCTGACAAGTATTATTGTAAAAAGTGTAATGCCAATGCCAGCAGCCAGGATGCTTTAATGTATCATATTTTGACATCAGATATACACAGGGATTTGGAGAATAAGCTTAGATCTGTAATTTCAGAACATATTAAGAAAACTGGACTTTTGAAGCAAATGCATATTGCTCCAAAACCAACTGCAAGTGTGGCTATACCACCCAGCAACACTGCTCCAGGCATTTCAGCCACATCTTCTTGCTttcatcttgccttgccacagAGTAATCAAAGCCAAGCCATTGTGCAACCCATTCAGGGCACAGTTCAGCCAGTGACTGTGGCCCCAGGCCCTTCTGGGAGCCTCACCCACTCTCCCCCTGCCATGGCCCAGCCCCAGGTGGCTCTTGTCCCTGGTGCTCTGCCAGTGGGTCAGAACAGCATTGCTCTGCAGCCGTCTGCTCCTCAGCCTGTCTTCGTTTCTCATGGCGTTCCACTTAATCAGCCAGCGAACCCTACCGTTTTACCCTTGAGTCAGCCTGTTGGACCTATAAATAAGTCTGTTGGAACCAGTGTTCTCCCCCTCAATCAGACCGTCCGTCCCGGGATTTTACCCCTTCACCCGCCTGTTGGTCCCGGAGTTCTTTCCGTCAGCAGGTCTGTGGGATCTGGCATCCTCCCTGTGAATCACTCTGTTACCCCTGGAGTCCTCCAGGCAGTCTCACCAGGGGTGATTTCTGCGAGTCGGACAGGGTCGGCAGGTGTACTTCCTGCAGGCCAGATGACTCCTGCTGGGGTTATCCCTTCAGGACAGACAGCTTCTTCTGGGATTCTTCCTGCTGGCCAGGTGGTCCAGTCAGGGATGCTCCCCATTGGCCAGACGGCCCCATCAGGCATTCTCCCCACTGGACTCACAGTGCCATCACGGCCTCTGCCTTCTGGCCAGACCGTCCCATTGAGGGTCCTCCCCGCAGGTCAGAAGGCCACCTCAGGGATTCTCCCGACAGGCCAGGTGGTCCCATCAGGGCTTCTTGCTCCAAATCAGACAGTCACATCAGGTGTTCTACCTGTGAACCAGAATGTCAGTCCTGGTGTTCTTCAGCTCAGCCAGCCTGTGGTGTCAGGAGTTCTTCCAGTGGGCCAGTCGGTGAGGCCTGGGGTCCTGCAGCTGAATCAGGCTGTTAATACCAACCTTCTGCCTGTGAGTCAGCCAGTTAGAGCTGGTGCTTCGCAGAATACCACTTTCCTAACCTCTGGCTCTATTCTCAGACAGCTGATACCAACAGGCAAACAGGTCAATGGGATCCCTACATACACACTTGCACCAGTGTCTGTCACTTTGCCTGTTCCACCTGGAGGTGTTGCCACCGTCACCCCCCCACAGGTGCCCATCCAGCTCCTGCAGCCAGGGGCAGCTGCACAGATAGTGAGCTCCACGGCGGGCATGCCCTCTTCCCCAGTGGTAGTAAATGCCACTCAGAATATGTTTGTTCAGGCTTCTTCCTCTGTGTCAGAGGCGAATCAAGCTCTCAGACAGGCCAAACAATGGAAAACCTGTCCTGTTTGCAACGAGCTCTTTCCTTCCAATGTCTACCAGGTCCATATGGAGGTGGCTCATAAACACAGTGAGTCCAAATCTGGGGACAGACTAGAACCTGAGAAACTTGCAGCTTGTGCACCGTTTCTGAAGTGGATGAAAGAAAAGACAGTTCGGTGTCTGTCCTGTAAATGCCTGGTGTCAGAGGAAGAGCTCATCTACCACTTGCTGATGCACGGCCTGGAGTGCTTGTTCTGCCCGTGCACTTTCCACGACATCAGAGGTCTTCTGGAACACAGCAGGACCAGGCACCTGGGCAAGAAGAAGCTGCCTGTGGATTACAGTAACAGAGGCTTTCAGCTAGACATCGATGCTAACGGCAGCCTGCTGTTTCCCCATATTGATTTCATTACCATATTGCCAAAGGAAGAGCTTGGAGAGAGGGAAGTCTATTTGGCAGTCCTCGCTGGCATACACTCCAAGTCACTTGTACCTGTGTACATTAAAGTGAGGCCTCAGGCCGAGCGTGGCCCCAGCAGCCCTAGCACACGAGCGCTGACCTGTCCCTTTTGCTTTGGTACCTTTGTGACCACAGAGGCGTATGAGATCCACTTGAAGGAGAGGCATCACGTCATGCCAACAGTACATACAATTTTGAAGTCTCCTGCTTTCAAGTGCATCCACTGCTGTGGGGTTTACACGGGAAACATGACACTCGCCGCGATCGCTGTACACTTGGTGCGCTGCAGAAGCGCCCCTAAAGACAGCAGCTCCGACCTGCACACCCAGCCTGGTTTCATTGAAAACAGCGAGCTGCTCCTCGTCAATGGGGAGGTGATCCatgactccaccttctctgtgAAGAGGAAGCTGACTGATAGCCCTTCTGGGGCAGGAGACCACAGGGAAGGCGCGGAGCAGCCTCTGATCCTAAACGCCGACGTGGCTGCGGGAACAGACAAAGTGGCGACTGCTGTGCCTGTTAAGAGGCAAAAGAACGATAGCAGGACAGAGGGCGTACTTATTAATGATGATGCTCTTCAGATTTTAGCATTAAACCCTAAAAAATACGAAGACCGTTCTTATGAAGAAAAAAAGCAGTTTCTTAGAGATTATTTCCATAAGAGACCATATCCTAGTAAAAAGGAAATAGAGCTGTTATCCTCACTCTTGTGGGTGTGGAAAATTGACGTGGCTTCATTTTTTGGAAAAAGAAGATATATTTGCATGAAAGCAATAAAAAATCACAAGCCTTCTGTACTTTTAGGCTTTGACATGTCTGAACTTAAAAATGTTAAACACAAACTGAACTTTGAGTATGAACCACAcaacttgtaa
- the ADNP2 gene encoding activity-dependent neuroprotector homeobox protein 2 isoform X1, translating to MDKHGEETKGCHYSCLVERWIISKMFQIPVENLDNIRKVRKKVKGILVDIGLDSCKELLKDLKGFDPGEKYFYNTSWGDVSLWEPSGKKVRYRTKPYCCSLCKYSTKVLTSFRNHLHRYHEDEIDQELVVPCPNCVFASQPKVVGKHFRMFHAPVRKVQNYTVNILSETKSTRTDVISFTCLKCNFSNTLYYSMKKHVLVAHFHYLINSYFGMRTEEVGEQLKTNDILSAKKIPPSDKYYCKKCNANASSQDALMYHILTSDIHRDLENKLRSVISEHIKKTGLLKQMHIAPKPTASVAIPPSNTAPGISATSSCFHLALPQSNQSQAIVQPIQGTVQPVTVAPGPSGSLTHSPPAMAQPQVALVPGALPVGQNSIALQPSAPQPVFVSHGVPLNQPANPTVLPLSQPVGPINKSVGTSVLPLNQTVRPGILPLHPPVGPGVLSVSRSVGSGILPVNHSVTPGVLQAVSPGVISASRTGSAGVLPAGQMTPAGVIPSGQTASSGILPAGQVVQSGMLPIGQTAPSGILPTGLTVPSRPLPSGQTVPLRVLPAGQKATSGILPTGQVVPSGLLAPNQTVTSGVLPVNQNVSPGVLQLSQPVVSGVLPVGQSVRPGVLQLNQAVNTNLLPVSQPVRAGASQNTTFLTSGSILRQLIPTGKQVNGIPTYTLAPVSVTLPVPPGGVATVTPPQVPIQLLQPGAAAQIVSSTAGMPSSPVVVNATQNMFVQASSSVSEANQALRQAKQWKTCPVCNELFPSNVYQVHMEVAHKHSESKSGDRLEPEKLAACAPFLKWMKEKTVRCLSCKCLVSEEELIYHLLMHGLECLFCPCTFHDIRGLLEHSRTRHLGKKKLPVDYSNRGFQLDIDANGSLLFPHIDFITILPKEELGEREVYLAVLAGIHSKSLVPVYIKVRPQAERGPSSPSTRALTCPFCFGTFVTTEAYEIHLKERHHVMPTVHTILKSPAFKCIHCCGVYTGNMTLAAIAVHLVRCRSAPKDSSSDLHTQPGFIENSELLLVNGEVIHDSTFSVKRKLTDSPSGAGDHREGAEQPLILNADVAAGTDKVATAVPVKRQKNDSRTEGVLINDDALQILALNPKKYEDRSYEEKKQFLRDYFHKRPYPSKKEIELLSSLLWVWKIDVASFFGKRRYICMKAIKNHKPSVLLGFDMSELKNVKHKLNFEYEPHNL from the exons GACCTTAAAGGCTTTGATCCAGGAGAGAAGTACTTTTATAACACATCATGGGGAGATGTTTCTCTCTGGGAACCTTCTGGAAAGAAAGtg aGATACCGAACAAAGCCATACTGTTGTAGCCTCTGTAAATACTCAACAAAGGTGCTTACTTCGTTCAGAAATCATTTGCATCGTTACCACGAAGATGAGATCGACCAAGAGCTGGTGGTCCCTTGTCCAAACTGTGTGTTTGCATCCCAACCCAAAGTTGTGGGAAAGCACTTCAGAATGTTTCATGCGCCTGTTCGGAAAGTCCAGAACtacacagtaaatattttaagtgaaactAAATCAACCAGAACTGATGTTATAAGTTTTACATGTCTAAAATGTAACTTTTCAAACACTTTATACTACAGCATGAAGAAACACGTGCTGGTAGCCCATTTTCACTACTTAATTAACTCCTACTTTGGCATGCGGACTGAGGAAGTGGgtgaacaattaaaaacaaatgataTTCTTTCTGCCAAGAAGATCCCACCATCTGACAAGTATTATTGTAAAAAGTGTAATGCCAATGCCAGCAGCCAGGATGCTTTAATGTATCATATTTTGACATCAGATATACACAGGGATTTGGAGAATAAGCTTAGATCTGTAATTTCAGAACATATTAAGAAAACTGGACTTTTGAAGCAAATGCATATTGCTCCAAAACCAACTGCAAGTGTGGCTATACCACCCAGCAACACTGCTCCAGGCATTTCAGCCACATCTTCTTGCTttcatcttgccttgccacagAGTAATCAAAGCCAAGCCATTGTGCAACCCATTCAGGGCACAGTTCAGCCAGTGACTGTGGCCCCAGGCCCTTCTGGGAGCCTCACCCACTCTCCCCCTGCCATGGCCCAGCCCCAGGTGGCTCTTGTCCCTGGTGCTCTGCCAGTGGGTCAGAACAGCATTGCTCTGCAGCCGTCTGCTCCTCAGCCTGTCTTCGTTTCTCATGGCGTTCCACTTAATCAGCCAGCGAACCCTACCGTTTTACCCTTGAGTCAGCCTGTTGGACCTATAAATAAGTCTGTTGGAACCAGTGTTCTCCCCCTCAATCAGACCGTCCGTCCCGGGATTTTACCCCTTCACCCGCCTGTTGGTCCCGGAGTTCTTTCCGTCAGCAGGTCTGTGGGATCTGGCATCCTCCCTGTGAATCACTCTGTTACCCCTGGAGTCCTCCAGGCAGTCTCACCAGGGGTGATTTCTGCGAGTCGGACAGGGTCGGCAGGTGTACTTCCTGCAGGCCAGATGACTCCTGCTGGGGTTATCCCTTCAGGACAGACAGCTTCTTCTGGGATTCTTCCTGCTGGCCAGGTGGTCCAGTCAGGGATGCTCCCCATTGGCCAGACGGCCCCATCAGGCATTCTCCCCACTGGACTCACAGTGCCATCACGGCCTCTGCCTTCTGGCCAGACCGTCCCATTGAGGGTCCTCCCCGCAGGTCAGAAGGCCACCTCAGGGATTCTCCCGACAGGCCAGGTGGTCCCATCAGGGCTTCTTGCTCCAAATCAGACAGTCACATCAGGTGTTCTACCTGTGAACCAGAATGTCAGTCCTGGTGTTCTTCAGCTCAGCCAGCCTGTGGTGTCAGGAGTTCTTCCAGTGGGCCAGTCGGTGAGGCCTGGGGTCCTGCAGCTGAATCAGGCTGTTAATACCAACCTTCTGCCTGTGAGTCAGCCAGTTAGAGCTGGTGCTTCGCAGAATACCACTTTCCTAACCTCTGGCTCTATTCTCAGACAGCTGATACCAACAGGCAAACAGGTCAATGGGATCCCTACATACACACTTGCACCAGTGTCTGTCACTTTGCCTGTTCCACCTGGAGGTGTTGCCACCGTCACCCCCCCACAGGTGCCCATCCAGCTCCTGCAGCCAGGGGCAGCTGCACAGATAGTGAGCTCCACGGCGGGCATGCCCTCTTCCCCAGTGGTAGTAAATGCCACTCAGAATATGTTTGTTCAGGCTTCTTCCTCTGTGTCAGAGGCGAATCAAGCTCTCAGACAGGCCAAACAATGGAAAACCTGTCCTGTTTGCAACGAGCTCTTTCCTTCCAATGTCTACCAGGTCCATATGGAGGTGGCTCATAAACACAGTGAGTCCAAATCTGGGGACAGACTAGAACCTGAGAAACTTGCAGCTTGTGCACCGTTTCTGAAGTGGATGAAAGAAAAGACAGTTCGGTGTCTGTCCTGTAAATGCCTGGTGTCAGAGGAAGAGCTCATCTACCACTTGCTGATGCACGGCCTGGAGTGCTTGTTCTGCCCGTGCACTTTCCACGACATCAGAGGTCTTCTGGAACACAGCAGGACCAGGCACCTGGGCAAGAAGAAGCTGCCTGTGGATTACAGTAACAGAGGCTTTCAGCTAGACATCGATGCTAACGGCAGCCTGCTGTTTCCCCATATTGATTTCATTACCATATTGCCAAAGGAAGAGCTTGGAGAGAGGGAAGTCTATTTGGCAGTCCTCGCTGGCATACACTCCAAGTCACTTGTACCTGTGTACATTAAAGTGAGGCCTCAGGCCGAGCGTGGCCCCAGCAGCCCTAGCACACGAGCGCTGACCTGTCCCTTTTGCTTTGGTACCTTTGTGACCACAGAGGCGTATGAGATCCACTTGAAGGAGAGGCATCACGTCATGCCAACAGTACATACAATTTTGAAGTCTCCTGCTTTCAAGTGCATCCACTGCTGTGGGGTTTACACGGGAAACATGACACTCGCCGCGATCGCTGTACACTTGGTGCGCTGCAGAAGCGCCCCTAAAGACAGCAGCTCCGACCTGCACACCCAGCCTGGTTTCATTGAAAACAGCGAGCTGCTCCTCGTCAATGGGGAGGTGATCCatgactccaccttctctgtgAAGAGGAAGCTGACTGATAGCCCTTCTGGGGCAGGAGACCACAGGGAAGGCGCGGAGCAGCCTCTGATCCTAAACGCCGACGTGGCTGCGGGAACAGACAAAGTGGCGACTGCTGTGCCTGTTAAGAGGCAAAAGAACGATAGCAGGACAGAGGGCGTACTTATTAATGATGATGCTCTTCAGATTTTAGCATTAAACCCTAAAAAATACGAAGACCGTTCTTATGAAGAAAAAAAGCAGTTTCTTAGAGATTATTTCCATAAGAGACCATATCCTAGTAAAAAGGAAATAGAGCTGTTATCCTCACTCTTGTGGGTGTGGAAAATTGACGTGGCTTCATTTTTTGGAAAAAGAAGATATATTTGCATGAAAGCAATAAAAAATCACAAGCCTTCTGTACTTTTAGGCTTTGACATGTCTGAACTTAAAAATGTTAAACACAAACTGAACTTTGAGTATGAACCACAcaacttgtaa